The Spartinivicinus poritis genome has a window encoding:
- the tdh gene encoding L-threonine 3-dehydrogenase yields MKALAKLKREEGIWMTDRPQPEVGHNDLLIKINKTAICGTDIHIYNWDEWSQKTIPVPMVTGHEYAGEVVGIGEEVVGFEIGDRVSGEGHITCGHCRNCRAGRRHLCRNTVGVGVNRDGAFAEYLVIPAFNAFKLPDEISDELAAIFDPFGNAVHTALAFDLVGEDVLITGAGPIGIMAAAVAKHVGARHVVITDINDYRLSLAKQMGATRTVNVAKEQLEEVMKQLKMEEGFDVGLEMSGVPVAFKSMLKNMNHGGKIAMLGIPPGEMAIDWSEVIFKGLDIKGIYGREMFETWYKMASLIQSGLDLTPMITHRFHVDDFQQGFDIMRSGQSGKVVLNWD; encoded by the coding sequence ATGAAAGCATTAGCCAAGCTCAAGCGGGAAGAAGGTATTTGGATGACTGACAGGCCTCAGCCTGAAGTTGGTCATAACGATCTGCTAATTAAAATAAATAAAACAGCGATTTGTGGTACTGATATTCATATTTATAACTGGGATGAATGGTCACAAAAAACCATTCCGGTGCCAATGGTGACAGGCCATGAATATGCAGGGGAAGTTGTTGGTATTGGTGAAGAAGTTGTTGGATTTGAGATTGGTGATCGGGTTTCTGGGGAAGGCCATATTACCTGTGGGCATTGTCGTAACTGCCGGGCTGGGCGCCGCCATTTATGCCGAAACACTGTAGGTGTCGGGGTTAATCGTGATGGCGCTTTTGCAGAGTATTTAGTTATTCCTGCGTTTAATGCTTTCAAGCTGCCAGATGAAATTAGTGATGAATTAGCAGCTATTTTTGATCCGTTTGGTAATGCAGTACATACGGCACTTGCCTTTGACTTGGTGGGAGAGGATGTGCTGATTACTGGTGCAGGCCCTATTGGTATTATGGCTGCAGCTGTTGCTAAGCATGTGGGGGCACGGCACGTAGTAATCACAGATATTAATGATTATCGACTGAGTTTAGCCAAGCAAATGGGGGCTACCCGCACGGTTAATGTAGCTAAAGAACAGCTGGAAGAAGTAATGAAGCAGCTGAAAATGGAAGAGGGCTTTGATGTGGGCCTGGAAATGTCTGGTGTACCTGTTGCCTTTAAGTCCATGCTGAAAAATATGAATCATGGTGGCAAGATCGCTATGCTGGGGATTCCACCAGGGGAAATGGCTATTGATTGGAGTGAGGTCATTTTTAAAGGGCTTGATATTAAAGGTATTTACGGCAGAGAGATGTTTGAAACCTGGTATAAAATGGCCAGTTTAATTCAGTCCGGACTGGATTTGACCCCAATGATTACCCATCGCTTTCATGTTGATGACTTTCAGCAGGGGTTCGATATCATGCGTTCCGGTCAGTCAGGAAAAGTTGTGTTAAATTGGGATTAG
- the rplK gene encoding 50S ribosomal protein L11, which yields MAKKVEAYIKLQVAAGQANPSPPVGPALGQHGVNIMEFCKAFNAKTQSMEQGMPIPVVITVYSDRSFTFETKTPPASVLLKKAAKLKKGSGRPNTEKVGTVTREQLEEIAKTKEPDLTAADLDAAVRTIAGSARSMGLNVEGV from the coding sequence ATGGCTAAAAAAGTAGAAGCCTATATCAAGCTGCAAGTGGCAGCTGGTCAAGCTAACCCAAGCCCTCCTGTTGGTCCTGCATTGGGTCAGCATGGCGTTAACATTATGGAGTTCTGTAAAGCGTTTAACGCCAAAACTCAAAGCATGGAACAGGGTATGCCTATTCCAGTTGTGATTACTGTATACAGTGACCGCAGCTTTACTTTTGAGACTAAAACCCCACCTGCATCTGTGTTATTGAAAAAAGCAGCCAAGCTGAAAAAAGGCAGTGGCCGTCCTAACACTGAAAAAGTAGGTACTGTGACTCGTGAGCAACTAGAAGAGATCGCTAAGACTAAAGAGCCTGACTTAACGGCAGCCGATCTTGATGCAGCGGTTCGAACTATCGCTGGTAGTGCTCGCAGCATGGGCTTAAATGTGGAGGGTGTGTAA
- the rplJ gene encoding 50S ribosomal protein L10, whose amino-acid sequence MALKLEDKKAIVAEVNEAAKSALSAVIADYRGLTVDQMTALRKQAREGSVYLKVVRNTLARRAVEGTDYECLQEALTGPTVIAFSNEDPGAAARVIQDFAKENKELEVKALSIGGQLLGPEQIDVLAKMPTLDQARAMLMSVMIAPVTKLARTLNEFPAKITRAVAAVRDQKKEAA is encoded by the coding sequence ATGGCATTAAAACTCGAAGACAAGAAGGCGATTGTCGCTGAGGTCAACGAGGCTGCCAAAAGCGCTTTATCAGCAGTAATCGCTGATTACCGTGGTTTAACGGTTGATCAGATGACTGCTCTCCGCAAGCAAGCTCGTGAAGGCAGCGTTTATTTAAAGGTTGTTCGTAACACACTTGCTCGCCGCGCAGTTGAAGGCACTGATTATGAGTGTCTACAAGAAGCGTTAACTGGTCCAACAGTAATTGCTTTCTCTAACGAAGATCCAGGTGCAGCTGCACGTGTAATTCAAGACTTCGCTAAAGAAAACAAAGAACTGGAAGTAAAAGCATTGTCAATTGGTGGTCAATTACTTGGCCCAGAGCAAATTGATGTGCTGGCGAAGATGCCTACTTTGGATCAGGCTCGCGCAATGCTGATGAGTGTAATGATTGCACCAGTAACCAAGCTGGCACGTACTCTAAACGAGTTCCCAGCGAAAATTACCCGTGCAGTGGCAGCGGTTCGCGACCAGAAGAAAGAAGCAGCTTAA
- the tuf gene encoding elongation factor Tu, translated as MAKEKFERTKPHVNVGTIGHVDHGKTTLTAALTRVCAEAFGGEVKAFDQIDNAPEERERGITISTAHVEYDSPTRHYAHVDCPGHADYVKNMITGAAQMDGAILVCSAADGPMPQTREHILLSRQVGVPYIVVFLNKADMVDDEELLELVEMEVRELLSQYDFPGDDTPIITGSALMALEGKDDNGMGSSAVKKLVETLDEYIPEPERAIDQPFLMPIEDVFSISGRGTVVTGRVERGIVKVGEEIEIIGIRDTQKTTCTGVEMFRKLLDEGRAGENVGVLLRGTKRDDVERGQVLAVPGSITPHTKFESEVYVLSKDEGGRHTPFFKGYRPQFYFRTTDVTGAVELPEGVEMVMPGDNIQMKVELIAPIAMEEGLRFAIREGGRTVGAGVVAKIIE; from the coding sequence ATGGCTAAAGAAAAGTTTGAACGTACCAAGCCGCATGTTAACGTGGGTACTATCGGCCACGTTGACCACGGTAAAACTACATTAACTGCAGCATTAACTCGGGTTTGTGCTGAGGCGTTTGGTGGTGAAGTAAAAGCATTCGATCAAATCGATAATGCACCAGAAGAGCGCGAGCGTGGTATTACTATCTCAACTGCACACGTTGAGTATGATTCTCCAACTCGTCACTATGCACACGTTGACTGTCCAGGACACGCTGACTATGTGAAAAACATGATCACTGGTGCGGCTCAGATGGACGGCGCTATCTTAGTTTGTTCTGCAGCTGACGGCCCCATGCCTCAGACTCGTGAGCACATCTTATTGTCTCGTCAGGTCGGTGTACCTTACATCGTTGTTTTCTTAAACAAAGCTGACATGGTAGACGACGAAGAGTTGCTTGAGCTGGTAGAAATGGAAGTGCGTGAGCTGTTAAGCCAGTATGACTTCCCAGGCGACGACACCCCAATCATCACCGGATCTGCGCTAATGGCACTAGAAGGTAAAGATGATAATGGTATGGGCTCTTCTGCGGTTAAGAAGTTGGTTGAGACTTTAGACGAGTACATTCCAGAGCCAGAGCGTGCTATTGATCAGCCATTCTTGATGCCTATCGAAGACGTATTCTCTATTTCAGGTCGCGGTACAGTCGTAACCGGTCGTGTAGAGCGTGGCATTGTTAAGGTTGGTGAAGAAATAGAAATCATTGGTATCCGTGACACTCAAAAGACTACCTGTACTGGTGTTGAGATGTTCCGTAAGCTGCTTGACGAAGGTCGTGCAGGTGAGAACGTTGGTGTGTTGTTACGTGGTACTAAGCGTGATGATGTAGAGCGTGGCCAAGTATTGGCTGTTCCTGGCTCTATCACTCCACACACTAAGTTTGAGTCAGAAGTATACGTATTAAGTAAAGATGAAGGTGGTCGTCATACACCATTCTTCAAAGGCTATCGCCCACAGTTCTACTTCCGTACTACGGATGTGACAGGTGCTGTTGAGTTACCAGAAGGCGTTGAAATGGTAATGCCTGGCGATAACATTCAAATGAAAGTTGAGCTGATTGCACCAATTGCTATGGAAGAAGGCTTACGCTTCGCTATCCGTGAAGGTGGTCGTACTGTAGGTGCTGGTGTAGTAGCAAAAATTATTGAGTAA
- the secE gene encoding preprotein translocase subunit SecE: MNAKIEVENQGRLDGLKWFVVFAVVAAGAYGNYFYQSESLLYRVIALLVLGLAAGYVALTTVKGQKFWTLVKDAKVEVRKVVWPTKQETVQTTIIVVAVVILMGFVLWLIDWALNSIVNGLIG; encoded by the coding sequence ATGAATGCAAAGATTGAAGTTGAAAACCAAGGCCGTCTAGATGGTCTAAAGTGGTTTGTGGTATTTGCTGTTGTAGCTGCGGGAGCCTACGGTAATTACTTTTATCAAAGCGAATCTTTGCTTTATCGTGTAATAGCCCTCCTTGTCCTAGGTTTAGCAGCAGGCTACGTTGCTTTAACTACGGTTAAAGGCCAAAAATTCTGGACTTTAGTTAAAGATGCTAAAGTTGAAGTACGGAAAGTTGTTTGGCCGACTAAGCAAGAAACCGTTCAAACTACCATAATTGTTGTAGCTGTAGTGATCTTGATGGGATTTGTTTTGTGGCTAATTGATTGGGCATTGAATTCAATTGTTAATGGTTTGATTGGGTAA
- a CDS encoding glycine C-acetyltransferase: protein MNQAFLEHLSSELDSIKSEGLFKGERVITSQQQANIEVAGGEHVLNFCANNYLGLANHPRLIEAAQKGLDRYGFGVASVRFICGTQDIHKSLEAKLSEFLGMEDTILYSSCFDANGGLFETILGTEDAVISDALNHASIIDGVRLCKAKRYRYANNDMADLEAQLKAVDEAGARFKLIVTDGVFSMDGIIADLKSVCDLADKYDALVMVDDSHAVGFVGENGRGSHEYAGVIDRIDIITGTLGKALGGASGGYTSGRKEIIDILRQRSRPYLFSNSLAPSIATASIEVLDMLKQGSDLRARLWDNAAYFRAEMEKAGFTLAGKDHAIIPVMIGDAALAAQMADMMLEKGIYVIGFSYPVVPKGQARIRTQISAGHTKQQIDKAVAVFIEVGKALNII from the coding sequence ATGAATCAAGCATTTTTAGAGCATTTAAGTAGTGAGCTAGACAGTATCAAGTCTGAGGGGCTATTTAAAGGCGAACGGGTAATTACTTCGCAGCAGCAGGCTAATATTGAAGTTGCTGGTGGTGAGCACGTTCTTAATTTTTGTGCCAATAACTACCTAGGTTTGGCTAACCATCCCCGCTTAATTGAGGCTGCACAAAAAGGTCTGGATCGTTATGGCTTTGGTGTAGCTTCAGTTCGTTTTATTTGTGGTACCCAGGATATTCATAAAAGCTTAGAAGCTAAATTAAGTGAATTTTTAGGGATGGAAGATACTATCCTTTACTCCTCCTGCTTTGATGCAAATGGTGGTTTATTTGAGACGATTTTAGGCACTGAAGATGCCGTTATTTCTGATGCGTTAAATCATGCCTCGATTATTGATGGGGTTCGCTTGTGTAAAGCAAAACGTTACCGCTATGCCAATAATGATATGGCTGACTTGGAAGCTCAGTTAAAAGCAGTTGATGAAGCAGGAGCTCGGTTTAAGCTAATCGTTACTGATGGTGTATTTTCTATGGATGGGATTATTGCTGATCTTAAATCAGTTTGTGATTTAGCTGACAAATACGATGCCTTGGTAATGGTTGATGATTCTCATGCGGTAGGTTTTGTTGGTGAAAATGGCCGTGGCAGTCATGAGTATGCGGGAGTAATTGATCGTATTGATATTATTACTGGTACTTTAGGGAAGGCGCTAGGTGGTGCTTCTGGTGGTTATACCTCGGGTCGGAAAGAAATAATTGATATTCTTCGCCAACGCTCTCGCCCTTATTTATTTTCTAATTCACTTGCACCTTCAATCGCTACTGCTTCTATTGAAGTGTTGGATATGCTGAAACAAGGTAGTGATCTTCGTGCGCGCCTGTGGGATAACGCTGCTTATTTCCGTGCAGAAATGGAAAAAGCAGGCTTTACTTTGGCTGGTAAAGATCATGCGATTATCCCTGTGATGATTGGTGATGCTGCTTTGGCTGCCCAAATGGCGGATATGATGTTAGAAAAAGGTATCTATGTGATTGGTTTCAGTTATCCTGTGGTACCCAAAGGTCAAGCGCGAATTCGGACTCAAATTAGTGCTGGGCACACCAAACAGCAAATTGATAAAGCAGTTGCAGTTTTTATTGAAGTAGGAAAAGCCCTCAACATTATTTAA
- the rplA gene encoding 50S ribosomal protein L1 translates to MAKLSKRAKAIAEKIDRTKAYPIQEAAQLLAEISAVKFTESFDVAVNLGVDPRKSDQVVRGSTVLPNGTGKDVRVAVFTQGPNADAAKEAGADIIGMDDLAAEVKGGNLNFDVVIASPDAMRVVGQLGQILGPRGLMPNPKVGTVTPNVAEAVKNAKAGQVRYRTDKNGIIHCGVGKVGFAADAVKQNIEALLADLKKAKPASAKGVYMKKVTLSTTMGPGLTVDISSLDV, encoded by the coding sequence ATGGCCAAGTTATCTAAGCGCGCAAAAGCCATTGCTGAGAAAATTGATCGCACAAAAGCGTATCCAATTCAAGAAGCTGCACAGCTATTAGCTGAAATCTCTGCTGTCAAGTTTACTGAGTCTTTTGATGTTGCAGTTAACTTGGGCGTTGATCCTCGTAAATCTGACCAAGTTGTTCGTGGCTCTACTGTATTGCCTAACGGTACTGGTAAAGATGTGCGTGTTGCAGTTTTTACCCAAGGCCCAAATGCTGATGCAGCTAAAGAAGCTGGTGCTGATATCATTGGTATGGACGATTTGGCAGCTGAAGTAAAAGGCGGCAACTTAAACTTTGACGTTGTTATTGCTTCTCCTGATGCAATGCGTGTTGTTGGTCAGTTAGGTCAAATTCTAGGCCCACGCGGTCTGATGCCAAACCCTAAAGTGGGCACTGTAACACCTAACGTAGCTGAAGCGGTAAAAAATGCTAAGGCTGGTCAGGTAAGATACCGTACAGATAAAAACGGTATTATCCACTGTGGCGTTGGTAAAGTAGGTTTTGCTGCTGATGCAGTTAAACAGAATATTGAAGCGTTGCTGGCTGACTTGAAAAAAGCTAAGCCAGCTTCTGCCAAAGGCGTCTACATGAAAAAGGTTACCTTATCTACAACGATGGGGCCTGGCTTGACGGTTGATATTTCAAGCCTAGACGTTTAA
- the rplL gene encoding 50S ribosomal protein L7/L12 — MALSKEDILNAIAEMSVMEVVELVEAMEDKFGVSAAAAVAAAPVAAGDAPAAEEQTEFDVILASAGDKKVNVIKAVRGITGLGLKEAKALVDGAPAPVKEGATKEEAEDAKKQLEEAGATVEVK, encoded by the coding sequence ATGGCTCTGTCTAAAGAAGATATCTTAAATGCAATTGCTGAAATGAGCGTAATGGAAGTTGTTGAGCTTGTTGAAGCAATGGAAGACAAATTCGGTGTTTCTGCTGCTGCTGCAGTTGCTGCTGCTCCTGTTGCTGCTGGTGACGCTCCAGCTGCTGAAGAGCAAACTGAATTTGACGTAATCTTAGCTAGCGCTGGTGACAAGAAAGTGAACGTAATCAAAGCGGTTCGCGGTATCACTGGTCTTGGCTTAAAAGAAGCTAAAGCTTTAGTTGACGGTGCGCCTGCTCCTGTTAAAGAAGGTGCTACTAAAGAAGAAGCTGAAGACGCTAAAAAGCAGCTGGAAGAAGCTGGTGCAACTGTGGAAGTTAAGTAA
- a CDS encoding TIGR01777 family oxidoreductase, translating to MQQLIYRWLIFLGISHVLLGLLFAVLANTQLFAAYTQYLFKQFDATQAANQVDLLGTMLQLFGVTVASWGVLFTVAVHQYWCDGGSLLKKAICIAVVVWLVLDTCISLYWGIEVHAYLNMPVGLAMLLPMLLLKPRQAVNYRIVLPEQYKLNDKKKFLITGGTGFIGKPLVQTLIDQGHEVIVLTRNIASGAKGIQGKVTYITALDYVSDKDQIDVIINLAGEPLAGSRWNKKKKAGFLSSRLNTTSELLALVQRLEQKPQSLISGSAIGFYGPHADEELDEQAGCVDGFSHQLCHQWEQAALKFEEHGLRVCLLRMGVVLGKNGGPLVQLQIPFKLKVATQLGEGKQWMSWVHLDDVIAMMCYLVAQHDIEGAVNITAPQPVTNEQFAESLGRVEKTWFKFRMPAAWLKVLVGEMATEVLLTGQRVVPSKIVKNGYQFKYPELHSCLKSLS from the coding sequence ATGCAGCAACTAATCTATCGCTGGCTAATTTTTCTTGGTATTTCCCATGTGTTGTTAGGTCTTTTATTTGCTGTATTGGCAAATACTCAGCTGTTTGCTGCTTACACTCAATATTTATTTAAGCAGTTTGATGCTACTCAAGCTGCTAATCAAGTTGATCTACTTGGCACTATGTTGCAATTATTTGGGGTCACTGTTGCCAGCTGGGGAGTGTTATTTACAGTAGCAGTGCATCAATATTGGTGTGACGGAGGTTCTCTACTCAAAAAAGCAATTTGTATAGCGGTCGTTGTTTGGCTTGTGCTTGATACTTGCATTTCTCTTTACTGGGGCATAGAAGTTCATGCTTATTTAAATATGCCCGTAGGATTGGCTATGTTGCTACCTATGTTATTGCTAAAACCAAGACAAGCAGTGAACTACCGTATTGTTCTTCCTGAGCAATATAAGCTAAATGACAAAAAGAAATTTTTAATCACAGGTGGTACTGGTTTTATTGGCAAGCCGTTGGTGCAAACACTGATTGATCAAGGGCATGAAGTAATAGTGTTAACTAGAAATATTGCATCGGGAGCCAAAGGTATTCAAGGTAAAGTAACTTATATTACTGCGCTGGACTATGTGTCTGATAAAGATCAAATAGACGTTATTATTAATTTAGCTGGCGAGCCGCTTGCAGGTAGTCGTTGGAATAAAAAGAAGAAAGCCGGTTTTTTATCTAGCCGATTAAATACAACTAGTGAATTGCTTGCGTTAGTGCAGAGGCTTGAGCAAAAACCTCAGTCGCTGATCAGTGGCTCGGCAATTGGTTTCTATGGCCCTCATGCGGATGAAGAGTTAGATGAGCAGGCAGGTTGTGTTGATGGCTTTTCACACCAGCTATGTCATCAGTGGGAGCAAGCTGCGCTCAAGTTTGAAGAGCATGGCTTAAGAGTGTGTCTATTAAGAATGGGGGTTGTGCTGGGAAAAAATGGTGGCCCCTTGGTGCAGTTACAGATTCCATTTAAGTTAAAGGTAGCAACCCAATTAGGAGAAGGTAAGCAATGGATGTCTTGGGTACATTTGGATGATGTAATTGCCATGATGTGCTATTTGGTTGCTCAGCATGATATCGAAGGAGCAGTAAATATCACTGCGCCCCAGCCAGTCACTAATGAGCAATTTGCAGAAAGTTTAGGTAGAGTTGAGAAAACTTGGTTTAAATTTAGGATGCCGGCAGCTTGGTTAAAAGTGTTGGTTGGTGAGATGGCAACAGAAGTACTGTTAACAGGACAAAGAGTTGTGCCTTCAAAAATAGTTAAAAATGGATATCAATTTAAATATCCAGAGCTTCATTCCTGTTTGAAGTCGCTTAGTTAA
- the nusG gene encoding transcription termination/antitermination protein NusG, giving the protein MAKRWYVVHAYSGYEKQVMRSIKERIELHDMQDLFGEVLVPTEEVVEIKSGQKRKSERKFFPGYVLVQMEMNDDSWHLIKDTPRVMGFIGGTADRPAPITEREAQAILKRVEDGSDKPKPKTLFEPGEVVRVIDGPFADFNGVVEEVNYEKNRLQVAVLIFGRSTPVELEFVQVEKG; this is encoded by the coding sequence ATGGCTAAGCGTTGGTATGTTGTGCATGCATATTCAGGATATGAAAAGCAAGTTATGCGTTCTATTAAAGAACGCATTGAGTTGCACGACATGCAAGACTTATTTGGTGAGGTTTTAGTACCTACTGAAGAAGTAGTAGAGATTAAAAGTGGCCAGAAGCGTAAAAGTGAACGTAAGTTCTTTCCAGGCTATGTATTAGTACAGATGGAAATGAACGACGACAGTTGGCACCTAATTAAAGATACCCCAAGAGTAATGGGCTTTATTGGCGGAACTGCTGATCGTCCTGCGCCTATTACTGAGCGTGAGGCTCAAGCTATCTTAAAGCGTGTTGAAGATGGTTCAGATAAGCCGAAACCGAAAACTCTGTTTGAACCAGGTGAGGTTGTTCGGGTTATCGATGGACCATTTGCAGATTTTAATGGCGTAGTTGAAGAAGTTAACTACGAGAAAAACAGGTTACAAGTTGCCGTATTAATATTTGGTCGTTCAACACCAGTTGAACTAGAATTTGTCCAAGTAGAAAAAGGCTAA
- a CDS encoding type III pantothenate kinase: protein MNRLEVDVGNTRIKWRYAESSCYVAKGVLDLNEASGLAKKLRIQGIMPQQVFVANVAGEEVGLQLKQSCQSGWEVEPYFVKTQKNAYGIEVAYADVTKLGVDRWLAMLGCHHLYPNCSKVVVSLGSAITIDVIDMNGMHEGGYIVPGFRLMRESLRVNTAQVQVDSTNLRRVDLGKNTAEAVEHGMLKMVIAFIESVVAPLKLQNSEAIVVIAGGDAAAIASSLTVDYLHEPELVLDGLALIAQ, encoded by the coding sequence ATGAATCGTCTAGAAGTAGATGTAGGAAATACTCGAATTAAGTGGCGCTATGCAGAAAGTAGCTGCTATGTAGCTAAGGGGGTGCTTGACTTAAATGAGGCGTCAGGACTTGCTAAAAAACTAAGAATACAAGGTATCATGCCGCAGCAAGTTTTTGTTGCAAATGTTGCTGGTGAAGAAGTTGGGTTGCAGCTTAAGCAAAGTTGTCAAAGTGGCTGGGAGGTAGAGCCTTATTTTGTTAAAACCCAAAAAAATGCTTATGGCATTGAAGTGGCCTATGCTGATGTGACAAAGCTGGGAGTAGACCGCTGGCTGGCTATGCTGGGTTGTCATCATTTATACCCTAATTGCAGTAAGGTAGTTGTGAGCTTGGGGTCGGCAATAACGATTGATGTTATTGATATGAATGGTATGCATGAAGGTGGTTATATAGTGCCAGGTTTTCGGCTGATGAGAGAAAGCCTTCGTGTGAACACTGCTCAGGTGCAAGTTGATAGTACTAATTTGCGGCGAGTTGATTTAGGTAAAAATACGGCTGAAGCTGTAGAACATGGCATGTTAAAAATGGTCATAGCTTTTATTGAATCAGTGGTTGCTCCGTTAAAGCTACAAAATAGCGAAGCTATTGTGGTGATAGCCGGGGGTGATGCAGCTGCTATCGCTTCTTCTTTAACAGTCGACTATCTGCATGAGCCTGAGCTGGTACTCGATGGGTTGGCATTGATCGCACAATAA
- the birA gene encoding bifunctional biotin--[acetyl-CoA-carboxylase] ligase/biotin operon repressor BirA — protein sequence MDALLKLLADGQFHSGDALGKSLGVSRAAVWKQLKKLQEWGLELQSVKGKGYRLGAGVSLLSQAKLEQLPQILSGEYQLRLLATSTSTNDDVQQFLKQSPGKKLICMAEYQASGRGRQGKQWVSPFASNLYMTLSWPVSKGVHTLEGLSLVVGLALAKGLSQLGINDLKVKWPNDLYWRRQKLAGILIEIVGDLYGSCTVIIGVGLNVMMPSDWRSKVSQQFVDLASIKQDRVDRNEVALNVLKNIFSFLDRFTETGFSAFKEDWAEYDACLNQPVKVIAGESELFGVARGVEDSGALIVEMEDGQRQTFSGGEVSLRPL from the coding sequence ATGGATGCTTTATTAAAGCTGTTGGCTGATGGCCAATTTCACTCTGGTGATGCCCTTGGGAAGTCTTTGGGGGTTAGTCGTGCTGCAGTTTGGAAACAGTTAAAAAAGTTGCAAGAGTGGGGGTTAGAGCTTCAATCAGTAAAAGGTAAAGGCTATCGCCTCGGGGCAGGTGTTAGTTTGTTGAGTCAAGCAAAGTTGGAGCAGCTACCGCAAATTCTTAGTGGGGAATATCAATTAAGGTTACTAGCTACTTCTACCTCTACTAATGACGATGTTCAGCAGTTCCTTAAGCAGAGTCCAGGTAAAAAGCTTATTTGTATGGCTGAGTATCAAGCTAGTGGGCGTGGTAGGCAAGGTAAACAGTGGGTGAGTCCGTTTGCAAGCAACTTATATATGACCCTCAGTTGGCCGGTTAGCAAAGGAGTACACACGCTAGAAGGGCTGAGCTTGGTTGTAGGCTTGGCATTAGCGAAAGGGTTATCTCAACTAGGCATCAATGACTTAAAAGTAAAATGGCCTAATGACCTTTATTGGCGGCGCCAAAAATTAGCTGGGATATTAATAGAGATAGTGGGTGATTTATATGGTAGCTGCACTGTCATTATTGGTGTTGGCTTAAATGTAATGATGCCTTCTGATTGGCGAAGCAAAGTGAGTCAGCAGTTTGTTGATCTAGCATCAATTAAACAAGATCGAGTAGATCGAAACGAAGTCGCTTTAAATGTGTTGAAAAACATATTCTCCTTCCTTGATAGATTTACAGAAACTGGGTTCTCAGCATTTAAAGAAGACTGGGCAGAATACGATGCATGTTTAAACCAGCCTGTAAAAGTGATTGCAGGTGAAAGTGAGCTGTTTGGAGTTGCTAGAGGGGTAGAAGACAGCGGAGCCCTTATCGTCGAAATGGAAGATGGGCAGCGGCAAACGTTTAGTGGTGGTGAGGTTAGCCTGAGACCCTTATGA